The sequence below is a genomic window from Myxococcus guangdongensis.
CGACACCGGCTTGTGGCTCACCTCGGCGATGAGCGGGAAGAGCCAGTCGGCCACGCCGCCCGTCGTCGTCGCCGCCGCGGACACCTTCTCGCGCGCCTTGGTGGCGGAGGCCGCCATGCGCTCCAGCCGCTGCAGCTCCTCCACCACCAGCTTGCGCTTCACCTTGCGCGTGGACGTGCGCGCCAGCTCGCCGTCCCAGAAGCGCAGCACCTTCATGCGACGGTAGAAGGGCATGCCCGCGCCCGTCTTGCGGAAGTGCTCCTCCAGCTCGCGGCGCACCTCCTCGCGGGGGCGCTCGCCGTAGTCCGGCACGCACAGGCACGCCACCTTCTCGCCACCCGCCTCGTCGGGCAGGCCGACGATGGACAGCTCCTTGATGTGCGGGTGCTCCTGGTACAGCTCCTCGAGCTCGTCCGGGTAGATGTTCTTCCCGTTGTGGTCGATGATGACGTCCTTGGCGCGGCCCACCAGGTACAGCCGCCCCTCGGCGTCGACACGGCCCAAATCGCCCGTGTGCAGCCAGCCCTCCTTGAGGACGGCCTCCGTCGCCTCCCGGTCCCCGAAGTAGCCCGCCATCACGTTGGGGCCCTTGGCCAGCACCTCGCCGATGCCGTCGTTGTCCGGGTTGAGGATTTTCACCTCGACGCCCGTGAGCGGCTTGCCCACCGAGCCCGGCGTGCGCTTGTTGCCCGGGTTCGCCACCGCGAGCACCGGCGCCGCCTCCGTCAGGCCGTAGCCCTCCGTGATGTTGAAGCCCAGCTCGTGGAAGGCCTTGTGGACCTCCTCGGGCAGCGCCGAGCCACCGGACACCAGCACCTTGATGCGACCGCCGAACTTGCGGTGCACCGGCCAGAACAAGAGCTTGCCCAGGTTGATGTCGGCCCGGTTCCGCAGCTCGCCGTGCGTGGCCATCATCGCCTTGATGGCCTGCTCGACGATGGGCGGACGGCTGGCGAACTCCTGCGTCATCTTGCGGTGCAGGAGCTGCCACAAGGCCGGCACGCCAATCATCGCGCTGATGCGGCCCGTCTCGAAGACCTCGCCCAGCCGGTCCGACGTCAGCTCGTCGATGTACGTGATTTCAGCGCCGCGTGAGAACGGCGTGAGGAAGCCCGCGGAGAACTCGAAGGTGTGGTGCAGGGGCAGCACGGACAGCACGCCGTCGCCCACGCCCACGTCGAACACGCCCGCGAGCTTCGCCACCAGCGAGGCGAAGTTGCGGTGCGTGAGCATCACGCCCTTGGGCGTGCCCGTCGTGCCGGACGTGAAGATGAGGCTCGCCAGGTCATCCGCGGACGCCGACTTGCGCACCGTGCCGATGCGGTCGTCCTTGGCCGCCGGGTCGCCCGTCATCGCCTGCGCCAGGCTCGCGATGATGACCGAGTCCCCCAGCGCGCCGAACAGGCCGGGGAAGTCGCGCGCCGCGTCCTCGGACATGAGGCACACCTTCGCCTCCGCCCGCTTCGCGATGTTGATGACCTCCGCCTCGCTCAGGCCCGGGTCCACCGGCACCATCGTGGCGCCCGCGCGGAGGATGCCGAAGAAGCACGTGCCCCACTCGGGCCGGTTCTCCGACACCAGCAGCACCCGGTCTCCCGCCTTCACGCCCGAGCTGAGCAGGAAGCTGCCCACGCGCGCCGCGTAGCGGTGCACCTCCCCGAAGGTGAAGCGCTCCTCCCGCTCGCCCGACACCATGCGGAAGGCCACGCGGTGACGGTACGCGTGCACCGTCGCCTCGAACATCTCCAGCAGGTCCCGGTGCGCGGGGATGACGGTGCGCTTCTCGCGCTCCTCCTCCAGGCCGGGGAACACCCACTTCTCCAGGCCCGGCAGGTGCGTCTCCATGAAGTAGGCGCGCCAGTCGATGTGCTCCGGGTCCCACGGAATCTTCAGCCGGTCCGCGTGCGCCATGCGCGTGTAGACGGAGCGCGTGTTGTCGCAGCGGAAGACGTAGCGGTTCTCGTAGAGGAAGGGGAGGAACAGGTCCGTCATCGCGATGAGGCTCGCGTTGCCGTCCACCACCCCGTCGAGCGACACCTTCGCCTTGTCCAGCATGGCCTGCACGGCCGGCGCGCCCCAGGCGGGACGCACCTCGTCGATGGCCTTCTTCAGGAACTTCGCGCCGCGCACCAGCATGGGCGCGCTGAACAGCTCGAACTCCAGCTTGCTCACCGGCTGCGGCTCCAGCCGCGAGCGCAGCGAGTTGAGCACCGCGTTGCCCGACTCGCGGTTGCGGTAGTAGCGCCGACGGTACAGGCCCACCAGCTCCACCGAGCGGCTGGCGTAGAACGGGTTCACGTCGCCGGACGCGAGCTGGTACACGCGCCGCTCCTCCACCTGGATGGAGTGCGCGGTGATGCCGAGGGTCGCCCCCGCCACCTGGTCCACCGGGATGATGTCCAGGATGGTGTTCTCACCGGCGGGGATGCCACCCGGGCCCTTGATGCCGGCGAAGGCCAGCGGCGCGGACGTGGTGAAGCCCTCGTTCCAGCCGGGGAAGGGGAAGTGCCGCGCGCTCTCCACGATGGAGGGCCGCACAATCGCGTAGCGCAGCCCCGGCGTGGCGGCGATGACCTGCTCGCCCAGGGACTTCGTGTACGTGTACGTGTTGGGCCAGCCCCAGTGCGCCGCGCGCTCCATGCCCGCGCGCACCAGCTCGCCGCTCAGCCACAGCTTGCGCTCACGGCCCACCGCCAGCCGCAGCGTCTTCTCGTCGTTGACGTCGCGGCCCTCCTCGGCGAGCCGGTCCAACGCCTTCTTGCGGAAGGTGGACGTCAGCGCGCGGTCATCGGCCTGCTCGCGCAGCCGCGCCACGATGCGCTCCGCGTCCTTCAGCTCCTGCTCCAGGCTGAAGTCGCGCCCGTCCAGCTCGTCCTTCTTGGGGAAGTAGCCGCGCACCTCCTCGTCCTCGAAGACGAGCCCGCTGCGGTTGCCCGCCACGAAGGAGGTGGACATGTGGATGAGCGGCACGCCCCAGCGCAGCGCCAGCTCCACCGCGTATTTCACGCCGTGGGTGTTGACGTTGAGGCCGACCTCCAGCGACGGGTTGAAGGACACCAGGCCCGCGCAGTTGACGAAGGCGTGCACCTGGCCCGTCAGCTCCGCCACCCGCGACTCCTCCAGCCCCACCCAGGGGTCGGTGATGTCGCCGTCAATCACTTCGCACTTCTTGCGCAGGAACTCGAGCGCGCCCTCCTCGCCGTAGGTGTCGCGCAGCGGCTGGAAGGGCTCGCTCGTCGCCACCTTGTCGAAGAAGCGCCGCTCGGCGGAGGCCGCGCTGCCCTTGCGGACGAGCACGTACACCCGCTCCAGCTCCTGCCCGTAGCGGTGCAGCAGCATGGACAGCGTCACCTTGCCCACGAAGCCCGTGGCACCGGCGAAGAGCAGGCGCTTGCCGGTGAAGACCTGGGAGACGTTCAGCTCGGGAAGCGGTGACATGTCCGTCCTCACTTCACGTCCACCATCACCGTGGGGGCGATGCGCAGCAGGCTGATGGTGGCCGAGCGCCCCATGAACCCGCGCGCCTCCTCGATGGCCTCGGTGAGCGTGTCGGTGCGGTCCCAGCCGAGCAGCGCCGGGACGTGGTTGTTCTCCGCGCCCGCGACGATGACCTTGCCCACGTGCTGGCGACCGTTCTCGCCCCAGTACCACATGTAGAACGGGTGCACGCCGTGGTAGGCGTTGTTCTTGCGGTACAGGTGCACGTAGCTGGGGTTCTCCGCGAACTCCTTCTCGTACTTGTGCTCCAGCTTCATCGAGTCGCGCGTCTCCGGCAGCAGCCGGTGGAAGAACTCGATGTAGCTGGGGTGGTGCTCCGGGTCGAACTCGTCGTAGGCCGGGTGCAACAGGATGAGCACGCCGCCCTTCTTCACCAGCGGCACGCCGCGGTTGAGGTTGAAGAAGTAGCCCAGCCCCATCACCTGCACGAGCAGCGGGTTGAGGATGGAGTTGACGCTGTACGGCGAGATGAACGGGATGGGGAAGATGACGATGTCGCTCTGCCCCTCCACCGGCACCGAGTACTGCTTCCAGCTGGTCTCCAGCGTCTTCTGGTGCGCGGGCTCCGTCGCTCCGGCGTACACGCCCGTCACGTCGTAGGGCGCGGGGATGGCGTTGAGCACCTTGCGCGCCGCCGCGCGCGGCATCTTCGACAACGCGTAGCGCATGGCCTGGAACTTCAGCCGGTCGCCCTCGGTGTAGTCCTCCTCGCGCTTGGCCAGGAAGTCCACGGGCGCGCCGAACATGCGGTTGTTCAGCGTGGTCTCGATGTGGAAGACCTTCAGGTGCTTGTCGATGTTGCGACCGATGCGCTCGTTGCTGCGATAGAGCGCGCTGGTCTTCGGCTCCATGTAGCTGTCCGACGCCCGGATGGTCTTCGGGTTGTGGTGGTGGCGCAGCGACGCGTAGTTGGACACGCCGGTGCCCATGGACTTGTGCCCGCCGTTCATGGGCACGAAGTTCACGTTCACGTAGATGATGAGGTCGCTCTCCGCGACGCGGCGGTTGACGGAGACCTCCTCGCCGTGCGCCGTGCGCTCGAGCGCGACGATGCCGTCCGGGTCCTCCGCGTCGTGGTTGTAGTAGCGGTCCGGGTAGTAGGCGTCGAAGATCTTCTCGCCCACCATCCGCTTCATCTCCCCCTCCGTCATGCGGCGGTGGAGCGCGTTGGCGATGACCAGGTGCACGTCGTCCACGCCGCTGTCCGCGGCCAACTCCAGGACGATCTCCAGGATGGACTGGCGCACGTCCGGCGTGACCATGGGCGGCAGGGGCACGCTGATGTCGTCGATGACGCACGTCAGGCGCATGCCCGGCTTGAGCAGCGCGTGCAGCGGCTCCATGCCCTCCGGGTGATTGATGGCCCAGCGGATGGCGGCCTTCACGTTGGGCACGCCCGCCATGGGCGGACGGGGGAAGATGACCCGGGTGCCCACGGGCAGGTCTTCCTGGAGGAAACCCTCGCCGTAGAACAGGGCGCGCGGGGGGCTGCCCTTCTCGGTGATGACGACCTGGCTTTCCTCGTCGTACAGCTTCTGGAGCGTCTTGAACGGGCGCATGGTGGGCACGGGGCTACTTGAGGTCGAGGATGGGCCAGTTGTAGGCGCGCGCGATGGAGCGCAGCCGCAGGTCCGGGTTCACCGCGGTGGGACGTCCCACCACCGCGAGCATCGCGTAGTCGGAGGCGCTGTCGGAGTAGCCGTGGCACTTGTCCAAGGTCAGCCCCTCCTTGGTGCAGTAGGCGCGGATGGAGTTCGCCTTGTTGGCGCCCTCGATGATGGGCGGAATCACCTTGCCGGTGGCCTTGCCGCCCACGAACTGCATCTTGTTGGCGATCAGGTCATCGGCGCCCAGGTGCCGGGCGAGCGGACGCATGGTGAAGTCCAGCGCCCCGGTGACGAGCACCACCTTGCACCCGCTGCGGCGCGCCTGGTCGATGAGGTCCTGGGTCTGCTCGAAGAGGGCGGGCTTGAGCACGTCCTCGAACATGTCCTCCGCGATGGTGACGAGCCGGTCCTCGCTCAACCCCGCGTAGTACCGGTAGAAGAACTCGTTGAACGTCTTGCGGTCCAGCGCGTCCATGACGCCGAAGAGCGGCACGCTCATCGCGGTGCTCAGCGTCCTGCCCGCGATGCCGAGCACGGAGCCCCGGTTCATCGCGTAGTACGCGTAGACGTGGACGACGTTCGTCTTCACGAGCGTCCCGTCGACATCGAAAAATGCGGCTTTCGAGGGCATGTGGCAGCGCAGCTTCCTGACACTCCAAGGGGGGTGAGGTCAACGAAACGAGGGCCGGGGGGCGGCAACCCCCGACCCTGCTAGCACGGCTAGAGCCAGCCATGCTCGCGGTACCACTCGGCGCTGCGGCGCACGGCGTCCTCCACCCCCCTCTGGGGCCGGAAGCCCAGCAGCCGCTCGGCCTTCGCGCCCGAGCAGGTCCAGGCCGGGGCGAGCAGCTGCCGCGCCATCTTCCGGCTCAGGGGCAGCTTGCGGCCCGTCACGCGCGACACGCCGTCCGCCGCCGACGCGAGGGTGGTGAGCAGCCAGGGGCTCACGCGCACCGTGCGGGGTGACAGCCCCAGCGCCCGGGCCCCCAGGTCCTGCACCGACTCCAGGGAGAGGGGTTCTCCGGGACCCGCGCAGAAGAAGGCCTCGCCGACCGCGCGCGGGTGCTCGGCCTGGAGGAGGAGCGCGTCCACCACGTCCTCCACGTCCACCATGGTGAGGGGACGGGGCCCGCCGGCCAGCTCCAGCCGGATGCCCTTCGTCGCCAGCCGGAAGAAGGCCAGGTTCTCACGGTCCCACGGCCCCAGGATGCGCGGCGGCCGGGACACCGTCACCGGCAGCCGGTCTCCATAGGAGAAGGCGATGCGCTCCGCCTCCGCCTTGCTCTCGCCGTACCACTCGTAGGGCTGGAAGGGGTCCTCCTCCACATGGGGACGGGTGGGGGAGGAGGGGCCCATGGCGGCCAGCGAGCCCACGAGCACCAGCCGGGGGCGGCTGCCGGAGGCCACCATGGC
It includes:
- a CDS encoding AMP-binding protein, translated to MSPLPELNVSQVFTGKRLLFAGATGFVGKVTLSMLLHRYGQELERVYVLVRKGSAASAERRFFDKVATSEPFQPLRDTYGEEGALEFLRKKCEVIDGDITDPWVGLEESRVAELTGQVHAFVNCAGLVSFNPSLEVGLNVNTHGVKYAVELALRWGVPLIHMSTSFVAGNRSGLVFEDEEVRGYFPKKDELDGRDFSLEQELKDAERIVARLREQADDRALTSTFRKKALDRLAEEGRDVNDEKTLRLAVGRERKLWLSGELVRAGMERAAHWGWPNTYTYTKSLGEQVIAATPGLRYAIVRPSIVESARHFPFPGWNEGFTTSAPLAFAGIKGPGGIPAGENTILDIIPVDQVAGATLGITAHSIQVEERRVYQLASGDVNPFYASRSVELVGLYRRRYYRNRESGNAVLNSLRSRLEPQPVSKLEFELFSAPMLVRGAKFLKKAIDEVRPAWGAPAVQAMLDKAKVSLDGVVDGNASLIAMTDLFLPFLYENRYVFRCDNTRSVYTRMAHADRLKIPWDPEHIDWRAYFMETHLPGLEKWVFPGLEEEREKRTVIPAHRDLLEMFEATVHAYRHRVAFRMVSGEREERFTFGEVHRYAARVGSFLLSSGVKAGDRVLLVSENRPEWGTCFFGILRAGATMVPVDPGLSEAEVINIAKRAEAKVCLMSEDAARDFPGLFGALGDSVIIASLAQAMTGDPAAKDDRIGTVRKSASADDLASLIFTSGTTGTPKGVMLTHRNFASLVAKLAGVFDVGVGDGVLSVLPLHHTFEFSAGFLTPFSRGAEITYIDELTSDRLGEVFETGRISAMIGVPALWQLLHRKMTQEFASRPPIVEQAIKAMMATHGELRNRADINLGKLLFWPVHRKFGGRIKVLVSGGSALPEEVHKAFHELGFNITEGYGLTEAAPVLAVANPGNKRTPGSVGKPLTGVEVKILNPDNDGIGEVLAKGPNVMAGYFGDREATEAVLKEGWLHTGDLGRVDAEGRLYLVGRAKDVIIDHNGKNIYPDELEELYQEHPHIKELSIVGLPDEAGGEKVACLCVPDYGERPREEVRRELEEHFRKTGAGMPFYRRMKVLRFWDGELARTSTRKVKRKLVVEELQRLERMAASATKAREKVSAAATTTGGVADWLFPLIAEVSHKPVSSVRPETQLTGELGFDSLMLTELSSALEAAGVPLPAIDDLTQVQTVEDLRKLVVASGKRPSAETRAKDISKQNEKAEEVEIPVPDVVADVGRQLLSFGQKVLYGGVFDVKVTGRPFIPMNRNFLVIANHASHLDAGLVRVVLEEQGDRLVSLAARDYFFDTPLKRAWFENFTNLVPIERHGSLRQSLRQAGEALRQGFNVLIFPEGTRSPTGELQEFKSTLGYLALTYRVDVLPLYIHGAFDALPKGSVFPKSKDLKVSIGPALGHEALRARTQGMARSESYRYATRIAEDAVRELRDGRVLHLDAPPSVDVQVMPAHDAPGGKNS
- a CDS encoding lactate racemase domain-containing protein, yielding MRPFKTLQKLYDEESQVVITEKGSPPRALFYGEGFLQEDLPVGTRVIFPRPPMAGVPNVKAAIRWAINHPEGMEPLHALLKPGMRLTCVIDDISVPLPPMVTPDVRQSILEIVLELAADSGVDDVHLVIANALHRRMTEGEMKRMVGEKIFDAYYPDRYYNHDAEDPDGIVALERTAHGEEVSVNRRVAESDLIIYVNVNFVPMNGGHKSMGTGVSNYASLRHHHNPKTIRASDSYMEPKTSALYRSNERIGRNIDKHLKVFHIETTLNNRMFGAPVDFLAKREEDYTEGDRLKFQAMRYALSKMPRAAARKVLNAIPAPYDVTGVYAGATEPAHQKTLETSWKQYSVPVEGQSDIVIFPIPFISPYSVNSILNPLLVQVMGLGYFFNLNRGVPLVKKGGVLILLHPAYDEFDPEHHPSYIEFFHRLLPETRDSMKLEHKYEKEFAENPSYVHLYRKNNAYHGVHPFYMWYWGENGRQHVGKVIVAGAENNHVPALLGWDRTDTLTEAIEEARGFMGRSATISLLRIAPTVMVDVK
- a CDS encoding HAD family hydrolase, yielding MPSKAAFFDVDGTLVKTNVVHVYAYYAMNRGSVLGIAGRTLSTAMSVPLFGVMDALDRKTFNEFFYRYYAGLSEDRLVTIAEDMFEDVLKPALFEQTQDLIDQARRSGCKVVLVTGALDFTMRPLARHLGADDLIANKMQFVGGKATGKVIPPIIEGANKANSIRAYCTKEGLTLDKCHGYSDSASDYAMLAVVGRPTAVNPDLRLRSIARAYNWPILDLK
- a CDS encoding NAD-dependent epimerase/dehydratase family protein, producing MRALITGAGGFLGIWLTRALAARGDTVTCLLRRGSDASGLEGIPHTRVEGDVTQGASLAPAVEGQDVVFHLAGVRRGATREDFMRVNAEGTRLLCEAMVASGSRPRLVLVGSLAAMGPSSPTRPHVEEDPFQPYEWYGESKAEAERIAFSYGDRLPVTVSRPPRILGPWDRENLAFFRLATKGIRLELAGGPRPLTMVDVEDVVDALLLQAEHPRAVGEAFFCAGPGEPLSLESVQDLGARALGLSPRTVRVSPWLLTTLASAADGVSRVTGRKLPLSRKMARQLLAPAWTCSGAKAERLLGFRPQRGVEDAVRRSAEWYREHGWL